The Anopheles merus strain MAF chromosome 2L, AmerM5.1, whole genome shotgun sequence genome has a segment encoding these proteins:
- the LOC121593270 gene encoding uncharacterized protein LOC121593270, with protein sequence MISQRALLLLAFIPLSAGWFTMFDSTCDVIKAQLQLIDDTVANTARIIVPTQSFYFNCDTNCKLQKLLKEYDQILTIQRQYHNQMTSFVQSKLKQFGVPAEGLQDNAAQLEKVFRVVNDRNTFHQRQVDEQKLQNQNVTAELAEPLKLLQQEQQRNQLLQTKLVELSTTISQMETETKKLQAKINDNPTSVQG encoded by the coding sequence ATGATCAGCCAAAGGGCGCTTTTGCTGTTGGCTTTTATTCCTCTCTCCGCCGGATGGTTTACGATGTTTGATTCAACCTGTGACGTGATAAAAGCCCAGCTGCAGCTCATCGATGATACAGTTGCCAACACGGCCAGAATTATCGTTCCGACACAATCCTTCTATTTCAACTGCGACACAAACTGCAAACTACAAAAGCTGCTGAAAGAATATGACCAAATTCTGACCATACAGCGTCAGTACCACAACCAGATGACGTCGTTTGTGCAGAGTAAGCTCAAGCAGTTTGGTGTACCGGCCGAAGGGCTGCAGGATAACGCAGCGCAGCTGGAAAAAGTGTTCCGCGTCGTTAACGATCGGAACACCTTCCACCAGCGTCAGGTGGACGAGCAGAAGCTCCAAAACCAGAACGTGACAGCCGAGCTCGCGGAGCCACTAAAACTGCtacagcaggagcagcaacgCAACCAACTGCTGCAGACCAAGCTAGTCGAGCTCTCTACCACGATAAGCCAGATGGAAACGGAAACTAAGAAGCTTCAGGCGAAGATAAACGATAATCCAACCAGCGTACAAGGCTGA